DNA from Drosophila gunungcola strain Sukarami chromosome 3L unlocalized genomic scaffold, Dgunungcola_SK_2 000002F, whole genome shotgun sequence:
TATTAGCATAAATAGAACGGCATGCCGCACGCAACGCTTTAAAAGGGAGCGCATCTAGTCCAGAATTTCTGTTTTGGGGTCAAAGGGGAAAGTCAATATGCTAGGCTAACTTTCAAGTGGTTTCGGGAGTGCAGCGGCGGAGGAAAGACGAGGGTGGCTTCTGCTCGAgtcaatataataaattactGTGATGGCTTCAAGAAGTTGCAAAGGTCCTGCCAATATTCAATACCCCTCCGTGTGAAGAAAGCAATCAGGCGAGCAGagtggggtttttttttctgtctggCTGGAGGCCAGTGAGAGATGTGCCATGTCCCAgacaaaaggcaaacaaagaCATGGCCAACAGAGAAGAAGGGGTACTGGGCTGTCGGGTCTATCAGCAACTTCCCATGCAGCAGAAGCCGAGCGAAAATCACACATGATGCGTCGCCATTTctcataaaaatttcattacTTTCGCCGAAATGTGTGGCAAGTTTAATATCTGGGAACTTACACACATTGTTAAGGTTGGACACATTGAAAGAGGAACGTACTTTATCAACTTGGCACGCCCCGAAATCAATTAGAACTGTGATAAACGAGTCGAGCACCAACTTAAGCTGTTCGTCTATTCAGCGAGGTAAACTTCTTTATTGCCAAACATTTCTTTTCAACGAGATAGGTAGCCGTAAGCCAAATCTCTTTATTGCAAAATCTCTTTTctttgcaaaataaaagtaacgaagcttaaatttttaaatccttGTTATTACCAAAGGTGTCTTGTTAATTTGGCCAGATAATCTGCGGCTTTTTAAGGTTTCAAACAATCACTTAACTTAGAAGAAATTTATGGAACTGATTTCGGAGTTAAAATAAGGCATGTTAATTATTGTACTTAAGAATGATGAATACCAATCAATTTGTTCCGTTTTTAATGCTATCAATCTTTGTAATGCTAAATCCAAAATAGgcctattttaattttaagtttccCATTTgagtctaaaaataaatgtccaACAATTTTGTGTGCTTTGCGAAAATAAATTCCATCCAAATATATTATTCTTAGAATTGCCCATTAAACTTGAGCATGATTAAGACACGTTTAAGGTATAAGATTTACTGAATTAATTGCCTTAAGTAAGTCGCATAATGGCGTGTGCGCAAGTGTACATAACATAAATGAAATCTTTTGCGTCATTAAGGCAACCATCTTTTATGAAGCCTCCGCCATAGTATCCAGCATTAGTTTATGTGTTATTTGCCGCCCATATGGGTGCTTTTGGGTGTTGTTAGGGGGTTTGGATTGtaggatgtgtgtgtgtggcccCGCATAAATCAGAGGCAGTCCTGCATGACCTTACGAGGATACCCAGTGTTGTTACAAAACGACTTTGTGACTAAAGTCCTCTTACTTGCAGAACATTGAACGGAAAAGGAAGCTGGCTAAGACGCAAGTAAACGTAATTAACCACTCCCACAACGCAACAAGACCACAAGGTGGATAGTGTAAAAGGGGGCAATGCAAactcaacaaaaatgttgcatCTCCTTGAAGGATCAACATCTGCTGCCAAGGACACTGTCACACAAAGGGGAAGCGTGCTCATCAGTTTCGTGAACCAATTCCGTTTGAATTAAGCGCCACCAAAAAGGAGCAGCGCAATCTTAAGCGATTCCCGTGCCGTCACCGCGTAATGTTTGTGCATCCCTGTCCTGCTCCAACTGGAATCAACCACTCGGGACTGCTCCtactcctcctccgcctccgcttccgcctcctcatcctcctcgcCCTAACCCACTTCCGGCCGTCGCATGGAGAGGTCTTCACGCTGGGCTACCTAACGGCCTCGCAACGGAGTCCGGGTAACCTGGACTACAACCGACCCGGACTCACCATCTCCGGCGCCATTTCGCTGGCCGTGGAGGAGGTGAATGCGGGACGACTGCGGGACCGTGGCCACTCGCTGGAGTTCGTCGTGGCCGAGACGTACGGCGAGGAGGTGGTCAGCATCCGGCAGACGGCCGCTCTGTGGACGCAGCAGGTGGCCGCCTACATTGGCCCCCAGGAAACTTGCGTCCACGAAGGTCGCATGGCGGCCGCCTTCAACCTGCCCATGATATCCTATGTGAGTAGGCGATAAAACCATTGTATTTGCAACTCCTATTCATGGGTAATCATCCCTCATCAGTACTGCACCCATCGGGATCCCTCGAACAAGGCTGATTTCCCCACTTTTGCCAGGACGCGACCGCCAGACACACAGATCTCGAAGTCCGTGGTGGCATTTCTGCTCTCCTTCAACTGGACGCAGGTGAGCATTCTGTACCTGGACGACCTGAGCGGGCAGTACCAGCCCGTGGCGGAGACCATCCTCAGCACGCTGAGTGAGGCCGGAGTGAGCATCCGGGACATTCGCACCTGGAACACCATCTACCACCACGGATTCATGGACAATCCCTTCGAGGCGCTGGTGGAGCAGACCTATGCCAATACGAGGAGTGAGTGTCGAGTCTGTACTCCAATACATATAATCTaaccataaataatttatcttttaGTTTACCTGATCCTGAGTCACTATTATGAGCACGTTGGCCTGATGGTTAGCCTCCAGAAAAGGGGACTACTGTCCAAAGGCGACTACTTCGTAGTGGGCATCGACATCGAGCAGTATGATCCGGCCAAACCCGAGAAGTATCTGCGTGGACTGCTTCTGGAGGATGTGGATCCCTTGGCCGTGCAGGCCTTTCAGTCCTATCTGGCCATTGTGCCCACTGCCTCCGTCTCCTTTGCCACTTTCGCCAACGAGGTTTGTCCTTCTGACAATTCTGACAGTGATGTGATTGATGCGCTGCATCCGCCatcagtcccagtcccagtacCGTCACGTCTCATAATTGTCGCTCCTTTCGCCACATTGACCACACATTTCTGACCCTCATTTCGGTTTTCCTTTCAGGTCAACAAATATATGGAGCGGCCGCCATTCAATTTCCCCAATCCAGTGGGTCGCTTCGGTGGAGCAAAGCAGGTTCGCCCCAACAAGACACTTGCATGAAACCGAAACCGAGGCTGAAGCCGAAAActaaaccgaaaccgaaaccatAACCATTGACTGACCTCCAACCTCATCCCCATTTCCCACTAGATAAGCGCCGAGGCTGCCTATCTCTATGATGCCGTGCATCTGTATGCCAAGGCTTTGATGGAAGTCCAGGATGCGGGTGGGCGGCCCAGGAACGGCAGCGCCATTGTGGCGGCCATCAAGGGCTCGCGATATCGCAGCGCCATGGGGTGAGTGGTGGCCCATTTGACAGCTAATCCGCAATTGCTCTAGCACTTTTATACCCGTCACTcgtacactgataaaaaaattaaatagtaagaaaaagtatataatcttaactaaaaaaattaaaaataaatataatgctTTTACTTAAGTAATTAGGAAATAAAGCCAATCATGATCTTTGCCGTCAGATATGCCTACATGCATTTTTTGGACAACAGATGGCGCTTTCAATCATACGGCTTGGCGCCATCTACATGAGTCATTTATATTTGCAAAATGTTAGCAAAGTGCTCTTCTCGTTTTTTCAGCTATCACGTCTACATCGATGAGAACGGCGATGCGGCTGGTAATTATACAGTATTAGCCAGGGGAACCGTGCGGAATGGTCGCAATCAGACTGTCCTGGGACTGCGACCCGTGGGCACCTTCATCCACCGGAACAGCAGCttcagcagcatcagcaaggCACTGCCCGTAAGTAAATGCCCGCTTTTCACATACCGCTATTGTAACTTGCTCTCTGCCAATCCTCCCAAATCGCTTGGCCCGTCCAGCACCAGGTAAGCGCTTCTGGCTTCTGGTTCAACTAATCACACACCTTGCTCCGTTGGCCCCCGGTATTTTCGATTAATCCCGTTTCTGGTTTACTTTCCCGCAGGACCTCAAACTATTCAGCCCCATTGACTGGGTGGGTGGTTCGCGaccagcagctgctcctcgTTGCGGATTTGGTGGCGAGAAGTGCGTCAGTGAGTATGAATGTTGAAGTTGGCCAACCAAGTATGGGCTAACCACCCGCCTCCTCTGAAACCACAGATTACACTGGCGAAATATCCGCGGCCATTGCCGGCGGTGttctgctcctgctgagcCTGGTCTCGCTGGTCCTCTACCGCAACTGGCGCTACGAGCAGGAACTGGACAGTCTGCTCTGGAAGATAGACTTTCGCGAGGTGCAGATCCACGAGAACGAGCGGGAGCAGCAGAGTCAGAAGCAGACGCGCGTAAGTCCCGGTCCCTGTCGTCTTACCACCATGACAGGGACATCCGGCCTAATGGTGGATGGTGGCTCCATGCACAAAGTGAACCCAGGAAGACATTGGCCTAAATAAGACAGTTTCTTAATGTGTCAGTTACCAGACAGAAGCCTTTTTCTGCACTTACATTAAACATTAGGCCCAATGGGCAATTGTTTAGGCgtaatttctaatttatattataaacaatttgtaaatagGTCTTGACGTTCaacgaaattattttaaacttttaaacgaAATCTTCATAGATATagatcaattttttttaccattccTAACTGGTTGAtccttaataaaaaattataaaccttataaaataaacaaaaaatttgttacttaaaataaatttaatgttagGTATAATTTAAAGCCCATCTTATCTTTAACAACGAAtatactaatttttaaaaaatactttcaaaacgggaacatttttaaataggtATTATTGACGGTTTGACATTTTtgagaattatttttttattatttatttaaaaatgcacaaaagtttttttttttaaaaagcttttttggATGAATGCAGGAAAGTGGAGGCCATGTCAACAGCACAAGCTTATTATGTTGAAAACTGTCAAGAGTCCTGCCATTTAAGCCTCTTCTCCCGCCATTGCATGTCTGACAACAGCACTTGCTAAATCACTTGCCGCGTCGTCTTCCTCCGCAGTCCACCCATCCGCTGATCCGCACCAGCCAGGTGAGCCTGAGCTCCAATCCCGACGCGGACTTCCGCTACACGACCATCTTCACGCCGATTGGACTGTACAAGGGTCAGCTGTATGCCATCAAGAAGGTGCGCAAGAAGAGTGTTGACATAACGCGGGAGATGAAGAAGGAGCTCAAGCTGGTGAGGCTATATAATTTGGTATTTCCTAAAACCCCTTGACATGAGCAAATCTTTACCAGCTGCGAGATGCCCGGCACGACAACATATGCGCCTTTATCGGCGCCTGCACGGATCCGCCCAACATCTGCATCATCAGCGAGTACTGCACCCGGGGCAGCCTAAAGGTCAGTGGGTCAGTCGAACCCTTACACCACCAGCACCCACCCACTTTCTTCATTTCTTCCATTGCAGGACATTCTGGAGAACGAGGACGTCAAGCTGGACAACATGTTCATTGCCTCCATGGTGGCGGACATTATACGCGTGAGTGCTGTAACATTATACTAATGGCTGGCCCACCCACTGACCTCCAATGTCCTCCAATGACCTCCAATGACCTCCACTGACCGCTTAGGGCGTCATCTATTTGCACGACTCGCCCATTCGCTTCCACGGCGCACTGTGCACTTCCAACTGCCTGGTGGACTCCCGCTGGGTGGTCAAGCTGACGGACTTTGGCCTGTTCGCCTTCAAGCAGGGCATCGAAGACAGCTCCACGGACATGCAGCACATGTCGGCCAAGTGTCTGAGTGAGTGTTGCCATCCAGAATTGATGGATAAGACTATACCAGAATTGATGGATAAGACTATACCCAATATCCAATACCCAATCTCCCCCAGAACTGCTCTACAGAGCGCCGGAGTTGCTGCGGCAGGGTCCTTCGTCGCTGGTCATGGGCACCCAGCGTGGAGATGCCTACTCCTTTGGCCTCCTGCTCTACGAGATGCATGTGCGACGCGGACCCTTCGGTGAGACCGGTCTGACACCCATGCAGTGCCTGCAGAAGGTTCTCCAGCCGCAGGACCAACTGAACCCGTACCGACCATCGCTGCAACCCCTGGAAACCGCTTTTGATTGCGTCAGCGAGTGCCTAAGGGAATGCTGGGCGGAGAGGCCGGAGGATCGTCCGGACTTCAAAACCATTCGCACCAAACTGAGACCGCTGCGCAAGGGAATGCGACCCAACATTTTCGACAACATGATGGCCATGATGGAGAAGTATGCCAATAACCTGGAGGCCCTCGTCGACGATCGCACGGATCAGCTGCAGGAGGAGAAGAAAAAGACGGACGCCCTGCTGCACGAGATGCTGCCGCGTTGCGTGGCCGACCAGCTGAAGAAGGGCCACAAGGTGGACCCCGAGCACTACGAACAGGTGAGCATCTACTTCAGCGACATCGTCGGGTTCACGGCCATGTCCGCCGAGTGCACGCCGCTGCAGGTGGTGGACTTCCTCAACGATCTGTACACCTGCTTCGACTCGATCATCGGGCACTACGATGTCTACAAGGTGGAGACCATCGGAGATGCCTATATGGTGGTATCGGGTCTTCCTCTGCGCAACGGCGACCTGCATGCAGCGGAAATAGCCACCATGTCGCTGCATCTACTGAGCGCCGTTTCGGAGTTCAAGATACGCCATCGACCAACCAACCGGCTGCTCCTGCGGATTGGCATCCACTCGGGACCCGTTTGTGCCGGCGTCGTGGGCCTTAAGATGCCCCGATACTGTCTCTTCGGGGACACCGTCAACACGGCCTCGCGCATGGAGTCCAGTGGCGTGCCCCTGAAGATCCACTGCAGCTGGCAGTGCCGTCAGCTGCTGGACCGACTGGGTGGCTATCACTTCCAGGAGCGAGGAGTCATTGCGATGAAGGGCAAGGGCGACCAGCGCACCTACTGGCTGCTGGGGGAGGACGAGGAGGCCCGCACTCGGCGCACCTATGAGAGATCCCAGCGACGGGGATCGCGGGCACTCAACAAGTTCATCCAGGGCACGATCAAGCAGGCCCAGGAGCAGGCCACTGAGTATGGCATACGCTCCTCGCTCAAGCAGAAGAACCTGCCACGCAACTCGCTGACCCGCTCCTCCAGTCTGGAATCGCCCAAGAAGCTGCGCTTTGCCGCCGGCAGTCTCCTCGAGCATCATCGTTACCACAGGTTGGAGTTCCCATTCCCAATAATAAAGATTTATTGAGTTAATCCACCTTTTCTTTCAGTGACGAGGCCCTGCTCGAGGTGGACTCCTACACGGGATTGAGACGCTCTTCGGGGGGATCCACGCAATCGCGCTACGAGGAGACCACCCTTTCGCTGACCGTCTCCTGCCAAAGTATCGAGGTCCTCAATGGTCAGCATGGCAAGAGACGACCCTCCTCCTATCCCACTGCCAATACGCCGCTGCTGATGAACCATGTGGAGGTTTAGAGGCGCGGGCCTAGTACTAGTACTTACTTAAAACCCAACTACAGGGAGCTTAGTGGAATATTTGTGTTCAGTATGTCTAGCCAAGTGTATTTGTGTATGGCTTTTAGTGCCCAATTGTGGTAACTGTAGCATCAGCATATTGTGAGAGTGATTATAAATCTAGTCGTTGTTTAAACACATTCATGCTCTAATctaaagcaaattaaaatagtCAATAGCCCTAACTAAACGATATGAATAAagagtaataaataaaacgctTATCGCATGGTATTGTCTAGGATTATCAAAGggcatttttattatgttcTATTTGTTTCGCAATCAGATTTCATTCTAATTGCTGTGTCTTGGAGACAGttgcttttattattgtataaTAATTGTATGCATTTGACAAACTTAACGATTTCTTTATATAACTTTAGTTTAAAACCGATTTGTGCATTTCTCTAGGCATTATAAATACAGTATTTGATTCGCCGTTCATCGCCGTTCAATATGTAGGTGTTTTTGTGTATCTCtgaaccatttttattttttgtcaaagCCAGCTTGCAAAAACTTCTCAAATGTCCATTAGATTGTTTTCGATATTCTAGGAAAGgttgtaaataattttaccTTCTTACTCgattatagtttttaattgtgtttttggtTTCATTATGATAAGCCACAAGCTTTTAAGCACACTTTAATGCGATTTTATGGAGATTAGATTTAATTTCGTTTGGTGATTTAATGTGGAAAAGTCCGCTCCATATTGCTTTTCATCTCATTAGGGGGtccgagttttttttttggtttttggtgtGTGTGGAAGAAAGGGGGTGTGGTGATCTAATAaactttgtttatatattcaaTGCTACACAATGCAACAATTCTAAATAACAATCTCAAATCTCATATGTCTTTACTATATCAACTAGGTATGAATGTATATAACGCTTCTCTCGGGTTTCCCcgaatttgtttgttttttttttgttcgctatcaaaatatttgcaacaaCAATGGTTATAATCAAAAATACGCAATTCTCAATTATTATTGTTCGACTGTCTCCGCAATCGCTTTGACGGCCAACTCTCGGTACAAAACTAACAAATGGCCAATACCTTGGGATAACCGGGGAATCAGTCCTTCCAAGTGGAACGACCGACAACAAATCTGctcgtataaataaatacgctatatataatatacagtaaatatgtgtgtatatgtatatgtcgGTATTTCTTAAATGCGTCTCTGAAAAATAATCTCTCaacatttgatttcatttgattCAGGCTGCACTCGCAGGCCAGTGCCCCGAATGCggtgttttaaaaattgatcaaCAACTTTTGGTAGCCAAAGCCGGTAACGAAGGATGTCTCAGCCCTAGCGTCTAACAATAGTAAGCTACTCGAGGATCCCACAAATCCGACCAATCGACGGAATTCGTGGTCCTCTTCCAAACAAGTCTGCAGGTCACGCGCGCATTTTAGCCAAAGTGGGTGCCAGTTGCTTAGGGACTACAGATTTATAGTTACAGTTCGGATGCCTAGGCAACTCTTcttctttgaaaaaaaaaaacctcctCGCCTTGTGAGGACTGGCTGGGGACTTCATCTCGGCTTCTTCACCAGGCTGGTGGATCTGTGGACAAGCATGTTGGTTATTAAGCATTTCTAGTGATCCCAAGGGTCAGTAACCTTTTCACGCCATGACGTGGACTAACGGGGGGCGTGTGGCAGGGCGAGGGCGGGGCAGAGCCACCCGACGAGCCCCTCGACGAGGATATAGACAGGGTGGAGGCTCTCGGTGCCGAGCAGCCCAGGTAGATGGCCGATCCCTTGTCGGCATCCCGCAGATCCACTCGAGACCCGTGGACGGAGGAAGGAACCGAGCCTGTCACAGGGAAATAAATAAGTATGCATTATCAGCCTTTTCTCACACAACATAAAAGGGTCCTAATTGATGGCTGTAAACGGTGCAGCCACTATACGTAAATCATATCCATAAGCcgtgtatttattttcaagtaAACTACTTAACTGCGTCAAACGATCAATAGGTGTTCAAAGAGTATATACGTATaatatactttatttaaaaataatgaatactttcttaacaacttttttcactttttttaacAACGGCATTTCGAAAACCCTGCCTTTAAAACTTCAACTTTATGTTCCTTAAGGTGTCTTGAAATGCCTTAAAAATGGCAAGAGCACATTTtactaaaagttttaaattacaagTTTGTATCCCCTAAACAatctgtttttaaatgtacCTATAAGCTTTACAATGCCGCTGCACCGTTTACAACCAACTAGGCTGGCGCACTTACCCGTATAGGCGTGCAGACCAGCCGGACTACTCCGCGGACGCACTCCGAAGCCGCTGACCGTGCTGGCACTGCGCTGCAGCTGGGCGGTGCCACTCCCCTCCCTGGCGGCGGACTCCCTCCGGCTGCCGGCGCTGCTCACCCGGGGCGTTTCTCTGGAGGAGTTGCCCGGCCGTGGCGCTTCCCTGGAGGAGTTGCCCAGCCGGGGCGAGCGCTGGCTCCGGcccagctgctgctggcgctgcTCGCTGCACTCGCGGCGGGCATCCTCGAAGGCGGCGGCATACTCGGCCGCCTCGCGGGACGTGGTGGGCGGCTGCTCCAGGACGATCTCGTCCTCGGGGATGCGCTCGTTGCCCACCGAGCGGCGGGCCAGCGGGAGCGGTGAGTTCTTGGGCGACGTGGGGCAGGACTGGGCGGCGGCACTGCTGACGCTGAGCGAACTGGACGAGGCGTTGGCATTTGAGGACTGGGCACGTAGGCGCGAGTGGGTGGAGGCGTTGGAGGGACGACGGCGGAACAAGCCCTTGGTGGGGTCCATATTGCAGACGcctgcacagaaagaaaaatgtgtatcataatttatttaataagcaaaaaaatgccaaattaattttttttgaaaattgaaaggttaactaacaattaaaatgatcCGGCTTGTGTGACCAAAAAAATGCTCCAGCATAACATTACAAATTCCGTAAATAAGTTTAGAACCTATCTAAATCTACCATTATTCACATATCAAAATAtgaaacattaaataaaaaatttaaaaagagaaAGCTTGTAAAACTTGAAGcgaatgaatattttattggtggaaattaagatttattaGGGCTAAGACTTTGAGACTTTAAGCCAGACTTCGATTGACGTCGTCTTGTGAGCTTCGATTTGGGCTTGACGAGTTTTTCTTGCTTCGTGGAAGCCTTGACAGCACTGTACCGGGCCTCTTCATCGTCCGAATCACAGCTCTTAACGAACCGACCTTTGTTGTCATCTGGGTCGAAGTATCGCACATTTGGCATTAGATCTTCGCCGCAGTTAAAGTCCAGTGGGACTTCATCTTGAAAACCTTTAACTGGCTTGTCAAAGGAGCTGCTCTTCCACTTGTCCACCGCAAAGTTCAATGTATAGGCCAAGCTTTTTTTGACCTCACGGACCCCTTCACCTTCTTCcccctcctcctgctcctcctcatCATCCAAAACCTGCCCATTCCCATTTAAATTCTGGCTCGCACCTGTAGGACACTTCTCGCCGCGGGAGCAGTTACCCTCGCAGATGTCGCGATTCTGCAGGAGCTCCTGGTAGTTATCCAGTGCCGTGACCACCTTGGTGCGATCCAGTTGCTCCAGAGCCGAGGATGGAAAGCGTTCCCTCAGCCGACGACGCTCTTCGGACAGCTTAAACTGCTCAAACTCCTGCAATTGGTTCTGGAAACCGGTGTTGGGATTGGCCACCGCGCGACCGGCACGAACCACCTTCAGGGCCTCCTTCCAGTTGAGGTGGGTGGCCGTCATGATGTAGGCCACGGCCACGGTCACCGAGCGTGACATCCCCGCCAGGCAGTGGATGAGGACGTTGCCTTCGCGCAGGCGGGCGGCGTGGATGAAATCGTTGCAGACGGAGAAGTACTGGGAAAGATTCTGGTCCGGCGTGTCCGAGGCCATCACGCACAGGT
Protein-coding regions in this window:
- the LOC128257668 gene encoding speract receptor isoform X1 yields the protein MFVHPCPAPTGINHSGLLLLLLRLRFRLLILLALTHFRPSHGEVFTLGYLTASQRSPGNLDYNRPGLTISGAISLAVEEVNAGRLRDRGHSLEFVVAETYGEEVVSIRQTAALWTQQVAAYIGPQETCVHEGRMAAAFNLPMISYYCTHRDPSNKADFPTFARTRPPDTQISKSVVAFLLSFNWTQVSILYLDDLSGQYQPVAETILSTLSEAGVSIRDIRTWNTIYHHGFMDNPFEALVEQTYANTRIYLILSHYYEHVGLMVSLQKRGLLSKGDYFVVGIDIEQYDPAKPEKYLRGLLLEDVDPLAVQAFQSYLAIVPTASVSFATFANEVNKYMERPPFNFPNPVGRFGGAKQISAEAAYLYDAVHLYAKALMEVQDAGGRPRNGSAIVAAIKGSRYRSAMGYHVYIDENGDAAGNYTVLARGTVRNGRNQTVLGLRPVGTFIHRNSSFSSISKALPDLKLFSPIDWVGGSRPAAAPRCGFGGEKCVNYTGEISAAIAGGVLLLLSLVSLVLYRNWRYEQELDSLLWKIDFREVQIHENEREQQSQKQTRHLLNHLPRRLPPQSTHPLIRTSQVSLSSNPDADFRYTTIFTPIGLYKGQLYAIKKVRKKSVDITREMKKELKLLRDARHDNICAFIGACTDPPNICIISEYCTRGSLKDILENEDVKLDNMFIASMVADIIRGVIYLHDSPIRFHGALCTSNCLVDSRWVVKLTDFGLFAFKQGIEDSSTDMQHMSAKCLKLLYRAPELLRQGPSSLVMGTQRGDAYSFGLLLYEMHVRRGPFGETGLTPMQCLQKVLQPQDQLNPYRPSLQPLETAFDCVSECLRECWAERPEDRPDFKTIRTKLRPLRKGMRPNIFDNMMAMMEKYANNLEALVDDRTDQLQEEKKKTDALLHEMLPRCVADQLKKGHKVDPEHYEQVSIYFSDIVGFTAMSAECTPLQVVDFLNDLYTCFDSIIGHYDVYKVETIGDAYMVVSGLPLRNGDLHAAEIATMSLHLLSAVSEFKIRHRPTNRLLLRIGIHSGPVCAGVVGLKMPRYCLFGDTVNTASRMESSGVPLKIHCSWQCRQLLDRLGGYHFQERGVIAMKGKGDQRTYWLLGEDEEARTRRTYERSQRRGSRALNKFIQGTIKQAQEQATEYGIRSSLKQKNLPRNSLTRSSSLESPKKLRFAAGSLLEHHRYHSDEALLEVDSYTGLRRSSGGSTQSRYEETTLSLTVSCQSIEVLNGQHGKRRPSSYPTANTPLLMNHVEV
- the LOC128257668 gene encoding speract receptor isoform X2: MFVHPCPAPTGINHSGLLLLLLRLRFRLLILLALTHFRPSHGEVFTLGYLTASQRSPGNLDYNRPGLTISGAISLAVEEVNAGRLRDRGHSLEFVVAETYGEEVVSIRQTAALWTQQVAAYIGPQETCVHEGRMAAAFNLPMISYYCTHRDPSNKADFPTFARTRPPDTQISKSVVAFLLSFNWTQVSILYLDDLSGQYQPVAETILSTLSEAGVSIRDIRTWNTIYHHGFMDNPFEALVEQTYANTRIYLILSHYYEHVGLMVSLQKRGLLSKGDYFVVGIDIEQYDPAKPEKYLRGLLLEDVDPLAVQAFQSYLAIVPTASVSFATFANEVNKYMERPPFNFPNPVGRFGGAKQISAEAAYLYDAVHLYAKALMEVQDAGGRPRNGSAIVAAIKGSRYRSAMGYHVYIDENGDAAGNYTVLARGTVRNGRNQTVLGLRPVGTFIHRNSSFSSISKALPDLKLFSPIDWVGGSRPAAAPRCGFGGEKCVNYTGEISAAIAGGVLLLLSLVSLVLYRNWRYEQELDSLLWKIDFREVQIHENEREQQSQKQTRSTHPLIRTSQVSLSSNPDADFRYTTIFTPIGLYKGQLYAIKKVRKKSVDITREMKKELKLLRDARHDNICAFIGACTDPPNICIISEYCTRGSLKDILENEDVKLDNMFIASMVADIIRGVIYLHDSPIRFHGALCTSNCLVDSRWVVKLTDFGLFAFKQGIEDSSTDMQHMSAKCLKLLYRAPELLRQGPSSLVMGTQRGDAYSFGLLLYEMHVRRGPFGETGLTPMQCLQKVLQPQDQLNPYRPSLQPLETAFDCVSECLRECWAERPEDRPDFKTIRTKLRPLRKGMRPNIFDNMMAMMEKYANNLEALVDDRTDQLQEEKKKTDALLHEMLPRCVADQLKKGHKVDPEHYEQVSIYFSDIVGFTAMSAECTPLQVVDFLNDLYTCFDSIIGHYDVYKVETIGDAYMVVSGLPLRNGDLHAAEIATMSLHLLSAVSEFKIRHRPTNRLLLRIGIHSGPVCAGVVGLKMPRYCLFGDTVNTASRMESSGVPLKIHCSWQCRQLLDRLGGYHFQERGVIAMKGKGDQRTYWLLGEDEEARTRRTYERSQRRGSRALNKFIQGTIKQAQEQATEYGIRSSLKQKNLPRNSLTRSSSLESPKKLRFAAGSLLEHHRYHSDEALLEVDSYTGLRRSSGGSTQSRYEETTLSLTVSCQSIEVLNGQHGKRRPSSYPTANTPLLMNHVEV
- the LOC128257668 gene encoding receptor-type guanylate cyclase Gyc76C isoform X3, coding for MTRPPDTQISKSVVAFLLSFNWTQVSILYLDDLSGQYQPVAETILSTLSEAGVSIRDIRTWNTIYHHGFMDNPFEALVEQTYANTRIYLILSHYYEHVGLMVSLQKRGLLSKGDYFVVGIDIEQYDPAKPEKYLRGLLLEDVDPLAVQAFQSYLAIVPTASVSFATFANEVNKYMERPPFNFPNPVGRFGGAKQISAEAAYLYDAVHLYAKALMEVQDAGGRPRNGSAIVAAIKGSRYRSAMGYHVYIDENGDAAGNYTVLARGTVRNGRNQTVLGLRPVGTFIHRNSSFSSISKALPDLKLFSPIDWVGGSRPAAAPRCGFGGEKCVNYTGEISAAIAGGVLLLLSLVSLVLYRNWRYEQELDSLLWKIDFREVQIHENEREQQSQKQTRHLLNHLPRRLPPQSTHPLIRTSQVSLSSNPDADFRYTTIFTPIGLYKGQLYAIKKVRKKSVDITREMKKELKLLRDARHDNICAFIGACTDPPNICIISEYCTRGSLKDILENEDVKLDNMFIASMVADIIRGVIYLHDSPIRFHGALCTSNCLVDSRWVVKLTDFGLFAFKQGIEDSSTDMQHMSAKCLKLLYRAPELLRQGPSSLVMGTQRGDAYSFGLLLYEMHVRRGPFGETGLTPMQCLQKVLQPQDQLNPYRPSLQPLETAFDCVSECLRECWAERPEDRPDFKTIRTKLRPLRKGMRPNIFDNMMAMMEKYANNLEALVDDRTDQLQEEKKKTDALLHEMLPRCVADQLKKGHKVDPEHYEQVSIYFSDIVGFTAMSAECTPLQVVDFLNDLYTCFDSIIGHYDVYKVETIGDAYMVVSGLPLRNGDLHAAEIATMSLHLLSAVSEFKIRHRPTNRLLLRIGIHSGPVCAGVVGLKMPRYCLFGDTVNTASRMESSGVPLKIHCSWQCRQLLDRLGGYHFQERGVIAMKGKGDQRTYWLLGEDEEARTRRTYERSQRRGSRALNKFIQGTIKQAQEQATEYGIRSSLKQKNLPRNSLTRSSSLESPKKLRFAAGSLLEHHRYHSDEALLEVDSYTGLRRSSGGSTQSRYEETTLSLTVSCQSIEVLNGQHGKRRPSSYPTANTPLLMNHVEV